TGGCTGGATTTTCTGGGTCCCAGAAAAGCAACCGATGCACATTCACTCACAGCTGTCATATCAGCCAGTCTGGGTGTCAAAGGATGTCCTGCTGTTCCCCAACTACTCCTTTTAGGACTGCCCCCCATTGTATCTCcagctccccctcctctccaaatggAGCACTCTGACGAGCACAGAATATCCAACCCCTGCAAGAAAGGAGGCTCTATAAATTCTTTCTGAGTGACATGATGTTTGGGTGAGCCATCTACCCGCAAGAAAGCGTGACCTAACCCTGAGTCAGAATCCACCTCTCCATCTGAACATCTGGTGTCATGATGAAttgccctttttctttttaatgccccttttttatttttaatgctccttttcttttgaatacaCAGTAGCTCCCACTGATAGTTCTGCTTTAATATCTATTCTgccccccccggaaaaaaaaaacctcagcctATATATtattgcagggattcccaaccagccgtccacaggagctccagagggactccccttctgccttaatggatttggccacaagctaggaaactagCTGCTTCCACCTGGAGGTCTCAGAAattaggctgtgggtgtaaaaatcaaatggggggggggggagttggttgttGCATGGTATGGGGggatctgggctgtcttctcagctcccgcccttctttccggcctacatgaggcagagccactgtagtagtagtaaggGCAGGGTGAGGGAGGAAAAgtaacatgtcacttctgggggcatgtcagggaggcatggccagctgacatcacttttggagatcctcaaagcctgaaaatatatttcaggggctcctccacagtgaGAAGGCTGAAGAAGGCatacaagagccagtgtggtgtactggcttgactgttagactaggatctggaaatcCAAATGTCCACTGGGAGCTTGCTAgtgactttgggcaagtcacaccccctcagcctaacctacctctcagggttgttgtgaggatcaaatgggTCCCCATCGAGGAGGAGAACGGGCTATTCATtaagcaatttcattttttaatattCGTGGATAAAGCTCTACGTTGCGAGGGTGTATCTGTTTTGTTGTCTGGAACATGATAACAGTTACCGTCATCAGGATTTTTTCCACTTACATAACAATCTTACTCATGCTCATTCAttcagggttcttctgatgtgtTATCTAGAATTTTGACTGTTTTTTCCAGATGATGTTATTCATATGTTCCTTTTGTTGGCCGAGTTCCAGCATGCAGAGAGGGCACTGGGCTGCTTaatgaataaaaaaaaatttaTTCAGAAGAGGAACCATGTGTAGAAAGAGAGAGACCTACAGTTTAACTAACTGTTGTCTGCTGTTGTACAACTGTTCTGAGGTCAAGCAGGGGGGAAGTGAGCTCAAGAAGCATTAAGTCACTTGTTgaaccaagaagaaaaagaagagttggttcttatatgccgcttttctctacttgaaggggtctcaaagcgtcttacagtcgccttccctttcctctccccacaacagacaccctgtgagggaggtgaggctgagagagccctgatattactgaagaagagttggttcctatatgccgcttttctctacccaaaggaggcttaaagtggcatacagtcgccttcccttttatctccccacaacagacaccctgtgaggtgggtgaggctgagagagccctgatatcactgctcagtcagaacagttttatcagtgctgtggtgagcccaaggtcacccagctggatgcatgtgggggagtgcagaatcgaacctggtgtgccagattagaagtcctcactcttaaccactacaccaaataaggATACTGGAGATTATTCAAAGATCACCAGGGAGTTCCTAtcttatctatgctaaatatacatctctttcaatgccccctgcaggacaccctttatgttttgctcagttatgcacactgtagATCTAGCATATTCCGATACTTTGTATATTATGTTTTGGATCCCCTGACAAAGCTACAGCGAAATCCCTAGGGGCTTTTCAGTTTTCCACTTATAAGTTTCCACTTTCCAACTGTACTTCTATCAGCATTTGTCTTCATCTCCTTTTGTCCTGGTAAAGTTTCAAGGCCTGTCTCAAGACATGCCTGGCACTGCCCTCCTTTGCCAAAGAAGCAGAAGCCTTTTCTCTCAGTTCTTCTTCCAGCTTGGCCTTCCACCTCCCTAAacacctccccctgccccatgcaAAATTATGAAATCCCAAGGACTCTGCCATTGCACTCAGTTTGATGTTGACCTGAACCATTGAGGCTCAATGCAGCCATCAGAACTAAAACCCTGTGCATTTGTCTAGTCTTTTAAAGCTACCCAAGCTTGTGGTAATGGTGGAAAGCAAAATCCCTCATGCGGAGTCTTAAAGGTGGAAGGGATTCTACAAGCACTGCTAGCTACCTTAGAAGTGGGTGTGGCATTCTGATGAACATTGTAAACTGACTTCTAAAAGAGTCTGAAAACTCTAACTCAGCATTGCCCTGGGCTGGTGTGAAGGCCCCCCTGCCAGGAGCTCCACGGTTGGCAGAAATTCTGAGGAAACGATATGCTAGATCCAGGTTTGCTTACATGGAGATTTTTAATGAAGtatcaaacaaacagaaaatgcaGGCTAAGCTTACTTCAGCTGAGCCTCGAGCGCATACACATACAACAAAGCTTGCCAGAATCCAAGACTGCCTGCAATTGCCTGTTACTGTCCATTGAGTGGCTTTCTGTACaatcacacatccctccctccttccccaccgtGGGTTTACTGTACTATGGCTCTTACCAGGAGCCCTTGTTtggccctccctgccctaaatgctGGCTCCCAGTCAAATAATCATTAATTAAGCTATTAAGCCAGGCTGACTTCCATCTGACATATGGGGGAACGGATGAAACAACCCAAACTTTGAAGATAAGGGTTGCTAGCAAGCATGAGAGAGGAAAGTTCCCTCAAGAGTGGCCAATCTCCATTCTCCTACAAGACTTAGGACAATGAAGAACCAGCATGTAGCAAAGATGGAGTCACCTAAGCCACatacctggatggctcaggctagtccTGTCTCAGCAAACCCCAGAAGTTTAGCAGAGTCAACTTTGGttcatatttggatggaagatcaccaaggaaagcCAGCGTCTGGAGACAGAAGTGGGCCATGGCAGACCACTTCTGAACCTCCCTTGCCAACAtaagtcagctctgacttgattccccccccccccccaaaaaaaaagtcaggCTGGCAGGAACTCTCCAAGGTCTTTggcaggaaaggcagctgtccaACAGCTGAAGCCAAAAAGATCCTTTTTAGCTGTGTACGCCAGGAGTGGCTCCATAGCTAAGTGATGGCCTGATgcagtggtggactctaatagggtttgattctccactcctcttccacatgcagccattgtgGTTGGGagaggcaaaacaaaacaaaacacctccTCTTTCTCCAGCTTCACTGCCATTCCCACCACACTAATTTACCTCAGTCCCATTGTCTCCCTAGCAATTTCCGTTCTgtttcttagaatcacagagctgggaaGGGGTCATAAAGGCCATATCGttcaactcttccccccccccccagctcagtaAAGGTTCAGGCTTAAGTATTCATGGGATGTGtctgtttggtgttgtggttaggagtggtgtagtggttaggagtgtggacttctaatctggcacgccaggttcgattctgcactcccccacatgcagccagctgggtgaccttgggctcgccacggcactgataaaactgttctgaccgagcaggaatatccgggctctctcagcctcacccaccccacagggtgtctgttgtggggagaggaaagggaaggtgaacgtaagcctcttggagactcctttgggtagagaaaagcggcatataagaaccaactcttctccttaaaAGGAGGCAATCAGGAGGAGTAAAGCAGGGGTGAccgaactgtgactctccagttgtccatggactacaatttccatgagcctctgccagcagggtTGCCTGTAAGAAAAAAGAAACTGCAGGGGTGGTGGAAGGTGGGCCACGATAGGCTGCTTTGGCCTTACTCTGGGTGAGGCTGGACTGCAGCAAAAAGCAGCAGGGGCTGACTAACTCCCACCCCCTCTCTTGGAACACAAGCATCTTACAGCAATTCACCAGACCTCTTGGGGACAGAGGAGCTGCAGTCGGAATTAAACACTGAATTCATGCTAGCACGATAAAAGGGAGagcatgaccccccccctcctgtaacACACACACCATAGATGAGCAGGAAGCTGAACATCTCTTTGATGCGTAACAGGGAGTGCCTGCTTGGCCTTGATGCTGCATCGGTGTGTGGGCTGGAGGCATCCCTGTTTCACAGCCTGTACGGAGCTCCCTGGGGTGGAAGCCTCTCCAGGGGGAAGAGATCAGAACCAATTTGCCCGCCCTGCGAATGGAGGCTGCTTTCTGAGCCGGCCGGAGGGACGCTGCAGAGTCAGGAGCCTCAGAGGGGAGCCGGAAGAGAGGCCGGAGAAGCAGAGGCTGTAAGCAGGGAGCCACATAACAAGGGCTTGGTTCCGTTTGGCTCTTGTGTAGAGACGCTGCCTGGAAGCCTTCCCGGTGTGGCCAGGCTTCGAAACCTGGGTGGGTTCCTTGTAAGAACAAGAAGGTGGCATCCACGCAAGGTCAGCCCTTTTCCAGCTTCCCTCCGCACGGTTCATGGGTCCTTTTGTTCATTTCCTCCGTGTGATTCCAAGTGAATCAATCATGCACAGAGCAGCATGGCTGTTTTCCTCTCCAGACAGATTTCACAGGTCCTGCGTTGAGAGAGCCGCTCTAACCCCTGTTGCTGCGCAGGTGTGAAAAGGAGAAACAGCAGCTTGCACCGGGTTCTCCAGgcgatttggggagggaaagaagaggcTGGATTACAACCACACGGAGATCGCTGCTGCGGGGCCACTGTCTCTGAAGCACTGTTTTTTACTTCTATCTACCAATTTTTATTATGTATGCATTTTGaaatctcttcccccccttccccccctttctcacATTGCAACACCTCCTTGGATCACTGTTGGTATGATTCCCAAatcagggagggaaaggaacaGCCCGAGTACAGAGAAGCAGCGTTCAGAAGCGTTGTGTTCCACAGGCTGACCCTGACAAGTGCGTGAAGCAGGGAGAGACTGAGAGCTGGTATGCATCCTGTAGCAGGGAGTTCCGTCGGCCACTGCGGTTGCTTGGCTCCGTGGGGCCCTGATTTggacttccctcccccctgattCTAGAATAAATTATTCTAAAaactatttccttctgcaatggggTTTCTTCCAGTCTCCaaggctcttctttttcttcatgcaCAAATGATTAAGCAACTCTTGTGTACCCACCTTTGTCCCTTTATCGCCCCCCCCGCTAAGGGATGACAAGTGCAGCATTTTTCTTAtgcattttgccccccccccccccaagaatggaAAACCGGTGGATAGAGGGTGAGTTTAGTCAGATTTCGTCCGCTGCTTCTGGACATCTTGGTATTGTTGTAGTTTGGTCTTAGTggaattttattgggttttttaattggggtttttatatatgttgtaacatGCCACGAGCCATTGGGAGTAGAAAGCCATTGGGCTcgaaatctaaatataataataataataataataataatataataataataataatacaaaaatacagtaagccataaaattatattaaattgcTTAAAACGATTACAAAACAGCAGGCAATTTTTCTCTGTTCCCAAGTCCGATCCCACACTTGTCCTATCTGGGGCTGGGGGTTCTTAGATATTCCTTatgccccaacctcaaccaaaagcccggtggaagagctccattttgcaggccctgcagaactcagtgaaCAATGTTTTCCACCACTGGAGATCTACAGCTGCGTCGGTTCAATGTTGCGACCTTTTCCTCTTCCTGACTGCCTTCTCTTTTTCTACTTCCCTCCAGGTGTGACAGCGGCCGCCCTCGTTCAAGATGCCGGAGCAAAGTAACGATTACCGCGTGGTGGTCTTCGGTGCCGGCGGGGTAGGGAAGAGCTCTCTGGTCTTGCGCTTTGTCAAAGGGACTTTCCGCGACACGTACATCCCGACCATCGAGGACACCTACCGGCAGGTCATCAGCTGCGACAAGAGTGTCTGCACCTTGCAGATCACCGACACCACGGGGAGCCACCAGTTCCCGGCCATGCAGCGCCTCTCCATCTCTAAGGGCCACGCCTTCATCTTGGTCTTCTCCATCACCAGCAAGCAGTCCCTGGAGGAGCTGAAGCCCATCTACCAGCAGATTGTGCAGATCAAGGGCAGCGTGGAGAGCATCCCCATCATGCTGGTGGGCAACAAGTGCGACGAGACGCAGCGGGAGGTGGAGACGAAAGAGGGCGAGGCCGTGGCCAAGGAGTGGAAGTGCGCCTTCATGGAGACCTCGGCCAAGATGAACTACAACGTCAaagagctcttccaggagctcctcaacctggagaagaggaggaacaTGAGCCTCAACATCGACGGCAAGAGGTCCAACAAGCAGAAGAGGACAGACAAAATCAAGGGGAAGTGCAGTCTCATGTGAAGCCGccccccctcttcttctcccttcgCCGCCTCCTCTTCATTGTCGGTGTCCACACTCCAAACTCTTGTTCAtatccctcctctcctccacccgcctctctccccttctttgcatCTTAGCGCTGTGAACGGCATTAGGGACGCTGTAACCCCTCGAGCTCGCTCGCCGGTTCTTTCTCCTCTTTGCTCCCGCCCTCCAGAACGGAGCAACGCAATATTGCATGGGAGACGCCCTCCTCCTTGCAGCTGGAGATGAAActatctctctttcttttcctccccccccctcccctcctttgcttATTACTCCTGAACTGTCCCAAGTGGAGGAGGATCAGCGTTGGAGCCTGGCCATCCTGGGGCCCGACGGGAGGAGGTCTTCTCCCTGCTGAGACAATGCTCGGAAGGAGCAGAGGGGGATTTTGCTGCTCGAGCAACACGTCTGCATCGAGGTGGGGGTTCCGTACGGTAGGAATAGCTCAACACCGCATAGCGGGGAGCACGGGTTGGCGCCCAGAGGCCCTCTTCCGGCATCGCGTGAGGAACTAAGGGACTTCCCAAACTGCAATCCGTGCAAGGGGACTCTTTCCGCTCCCTTCTCCCCTGACCTTTTGCCTGCGAGCTGCACAAAACCCAAAATGCACAATTCCCGGACGAGTTGGCttttttcctcccacccacccacccacccccacttcaCCCTTCCCcccactttaattttttttcaatcaaGAAGGAAGATGGGACAGGCAATACGCGGAGGTCGGCACAACCCCGCTGGGCCGACGAGGCCGTCTCGGGGCGTCTGCCGCAAAAGCCGGAAAGGACTCGGGGGTGGGTAGCGAGCGAACGTGTGGAATGTCCGAGCGCCGGAGCTACGGCCATCGTTGGACTTAGAGATGGATCGGAGCAAGGACTTCCAAGCAGCCCTGGTGGCTCTCACACCGGACAAGGTGCAGGGCGGAAGCATTTCAGCGGCTCAGGCTCTGTCGAGAGAGATCCCTGCGTCTGCCTCTGAGAAATGAGTCATTCTTGCCTGTTGCAAAGCAAGACACAACGGACAGGAGCAAAGCGGTAGAAAGGGACAGAGTTAAGAAGAAGCTTGGCCCAAGCAGGTCTTCAGATGTTACCTTCTTttgccccctctccccgccccctttcccTCGCCAGTATGCCAAACTTTGAACATTTCAACTTAGGActtcttgttttgctttttctaaagaaaaaaaaagggggggggaagtgtcttATTTTTAAAGCAACTAAAATTCAAAACAGCACATTTCTAGGGAGGAGGTGAATATTCGGCCAATGtagtagggaagggaagggtggtaGGAGTGGAACCGGGGCAGGCAAAGTAGAACCAGCCAGCCCGGGGAGAGAACAAAAGCAGCGGCTGTGTGATTCGCTGTTCTGAAATTATATCCCGCTCCAGCCAAAGGTCTTGAGGGGGGTTCCACATCTAAAAGTTGAGAGAAGGAAGGTCGGAAGCAAAACTGGTAGTggaatggaccccccccccctggggtggCTTTACAGTCTCGCTTGGCCGGTTCACCTGTCGGCTTTCAGAACAAAGAGCGGCCACAGGACACAGTCCG
The nucleotide sequence above comes from Paroedura picta isolate Pp20150507F chromosome 4, Ppicta_v3.0, whole genome shotgun sequence. Encoded proteins:
- the DIRAS1 gene encoding GTP-binding protein Di-Ras1 — translated: MPEQSNDYRVVVFGAGGVGKSSLVLRFVKGTFRDTYIPTIEDTYRQVISCDKSVCTLQITDTTGSHQFPAMQRLSISKGHAFILVFSITSKQSLEELKPIYQQIVQIKGSVESIPIMLVGNKCDETQREVETKEGEAVAKEWKCAFMETSAKMNYNVKELFQELLNLEKRRNMSLNIDGKRSNKQKRTDKIKGKCSLM